ACATCCCTTAAGCCTTCGCCGAGGAGGTTGTAGCCCATGACGGTGACGAAGATGGCGAGGCCGGGGTAGAGGGAGAGCCACCAGGCCACCTCTATGTTGTCCTTCGCCTGGGTGAGGATGTTGCCCCAGCTCGGTGTGGGGGGCTGGACGCCGATGCCGAGAAAGGACAGCGCCGATTCCGTCAGGATGGCCCCGCCGATACCCAGCGTCGCGACGACGTAGACGGGTGTCACCGCATTGGGCAGGACGTGGCGGAAGATTATCCTCAGGGAATTGAACCCCTGCGCCTTCGCGGCCATGACATATTCCTTGCTCTTTATGCTCAGTATCTCCGCCCGCACGAGACGCGCCGTGCCCATCCAGCTCGTCAGCCCGATGACGATCATGATGTTCCAGATGCTGGGCTCCAGGATGGCAATGACGGCAAGGATGAGAAAGAACGTCGGGAAGCACATCATGAGGTCGACGAAGCGCATGATGGCCTCGTCCACCATCCCCCCGAAATAACCAGATATGGCCCCCAGGATGAGCCCGATGAGGATGGCGATGCCCACGGAGACGAATCCCACGAGGAGGGATATCCGCGTCCCGTAGAGGACCCGGGAGAAGACGTCCCTGCCCAGCGTGTCCGTGCCGAAGGGATGGGAGAGGCTGGGCGCCGAGAGTATGTTCTTTATGTCCGGCTCGATGGGGTCGTGAGGCGAGATGACCGGCGCGAAGAGGGCGCAGAAGAACATGGGAACAAGGATGATGAGCCCTACGAGCGCAAGGTGGTGCCGCACTGTCCGTCTGAGAATGTCTTTCATGTCACCTCATATTAATAGCCGGAGACGGCAAAATCAAGCAAAAGTCCGCCCCGTCAGAGAGTCTCGAGCAAGGAGACAGGAATCTCCTTGATACCTGCCAGCAGCCGGTCATTCGTGAGAAGGACATCGGCGCCATGGACTATGGCGGTCGCGGTGATAATGGCGTCGGGCATCTTGAAATTGTAGACCGCCCGGACACGTGCCGCCTCCTCCGCGACCACTTCGTCCATGGGACGAACGGTGAGATTCGGCATCTGGAACATGAGCTTGATCTGGTCGAGGGCGGCCCAATTTCCCTCCCGATAGGGAAGCACAGCACATTCGGCGAAAGACAGGACGGACGCGATGAATTTGTGGGTTCCCTTGTTGGCGACAGCATCAATTATGGGAACAACTTTTTCCCCCAGCGGTTCCCGCGAGAACACCGAGATGAATACGTTCGTATCGATCGCTATCGTTCTGTATCGGGCCAGAAAATCCTTTACCCCCACGTTTCACGCTCTTTCTTGAGATATTCCAACGGGTTGTCGCCCCAGGCTCCCTTGCAGCAGCCGAAAGACGCTTCTGCCCAGTCCTCTGGTTTCTTCATGAGAGAAATACGCCCATTTCTATCGCTCGTCATGATCAGGACATCGCCGGGGTTGACCTTCACGCTGTTGCGGATTCGGGCGGGAATAACGATCTGGCTCTTCACTCCCACCTTTACCTCTTCTGTCACACCGAACATACCTGCCTCCTTTGTATTCCTATTATAGCCAAACGTAGGAACTATGTCAATTATGTCATACTATGGCAGAAAAACGGCGCGTGATTGGATGTGAAGTAGGGGGGCTGGCGCTTCACGATCTCCCGGATGGCGGGATGGCGCGTGAATTCCCTGTCGAGAAAGCGCCTCACCTTTTTGCGGTCCCATCCCTTCGGATGGACAAAGTCCGTGTAGAAGGAGAGGTCGCCGCCAGAGAAGGGCTTCGCCTCGAGGCCAGCGGCATCGGGGCTTCCGTGGGGAAGGTTGAAGACGGCGAGGTTGACAAACCCGATGGACTCATGGTGCTCAACGACGAAGTCCATGGTCCTTCGTGCTGTCCCCTCACTCTCCCAGGGCGTCCCGAAAAGGAGATAGGCGTATGTTCCGATGCCCGCCCCGGACAGGGTCTTCAGGGCCTTCGATACGTCGGTCAGACGTATCCCCTTCCGCATGCCGTCAAGGACATCCTGATCCCCCGACTCGATGCCAAGCTTGAGCATGACGCAGCCGGAAGCCCTGAGGTCCCGGCAGAACCCCCCGTCCGTCAGTTCCTTCGTCACCCGGGCAAAGCCGTACCAGGGAACGCCGGGCGGCGTATTGATGAGAGCCTTGAGGACGGAAGGGCTTATCGCGTTGTCGACGATGTGTGCCAGAGCGGGACGGTACTCTTGCGCAAGCTCTCTCAACCCGGCCGCCGCCTCTATCGGCGCGAGCTCCGCGTATGGGGTGTCTTCGGCCGTTTCGGGACAGAAAGAGCATTTGCCGTAGTAGCACCCCGTCGATGTGCTGTAGGGCATGACCATCCCCGGCGACAGGTAATCCTTCAGAGGGAATGCATCGTAAGCGTAGGAGGCGGAGATCTTCCTGCCTCCCGCCTCGGACGGCGATCCGAGAAGTCCGAGAAGAAAGGTCTCTCCCGGACCCGCAACGACGTGATCGATGAGGCCGCCGAAGTTGTTCTTCCATGCCGGCGCGCTCATCCATGACGTCACCAGTCCCCCGCCAAGGATTATCTTCACCTTCGGGAACTCGCTTCTCACGAAACCCATCATCGCAAACGCGCCAAGGGCCTGACTGAGGTAGGTGAGCGAGAATCCCGCGAACCTCTCCCCGCCGCGCCCCAACTCCTCCCTGAGACGTCCTGCGAAGTGCTCGTAGAAAGGGCTGTCCCCGGGGTGACGAGCCGCCTCCATGAGGTCCTCGCTTCTGATCGGTGACAAACGTTTGTCCTCATAATCGGCGAGGCTGAGCCTTGTGTTCTCTCCACCGGCAAAGAAAAAAGACCGGTTGACGTCGTTGACGCATCTCTTGTAGCGGTCGAAGTTGCGGTATGTCCTTTCGTCCCGAAGGGCATCGAGGTTTCGGGAAAGGTCTCGCGCGGCCCTCTGCGACCACCTGTCGCCACCGGGGACTGTACTGGAAAGGAGCCGGAGCATACCCTCGACGTTCATGTCTAGGACCCTCACGGGATGGCCGGCATCCTTCAAGGCGCCGGCGAGACGCGCGAGTCCCGCGGGAGGTTCGCAGGGTTTGGCTACCGGGGGATTGATAAGGAGCACGTTCTTTCTTTCAGACACGATGGAGCGGGATACCGGCTACCTCATGCCCTCCTCCATCTTCCTGAGGTTCTCGTTGTCGGGAAAGTCGGCCTTCAGCGACCTCACCTCCGCCCGTGCGAGGTCGTTGAGGTTGTTGTCGATGAGGAAGAACACGCAGGAGAGCCTGAAGGAAAGGTCCTCTGTGCGCTCTTTGAAGGTGGCTATCCTCCGGCTGAACTCCTTCACCTGGGTCTCAGGGGGCAGGGAAAAGACACCCCCCGAGACATTGTTGACCTTGCCGGAATCCACGATCCACCGGTATTCGTTGCCATAGGCCAGTACCTTATCGGGCACCTTGAGGGAACTGCCCTCGCTCTCCGCGCTGAAAACGACGGTGTCGCCGGAGATTATCTTCACAGTCACCTTCCTGTCGCCGGGACACCTGTTCTCCCAGGAGAGCACCGGTGCCGGGTCGAGTATGGTGGTGCTCACCGGTGATATCGCCCTGATGCAGGGCCTGACGCCGCGCACGACGAAACCGCCCATGGACCCCGGGGTGGCGCTGCCCGGGGTGTGCAGACCCGTGAGCTCCGAGACCTTTCCCCTGACGGCCACCATCCTGCCCGGCTTCGCCAATCCTTCGGAGTTGTCGCCGATCTCGTAACCCTTGCTTTCCTTCAGGGACGCGACGACCACCCTGCCCTTCCGCACGCTGATCCTGTCCCCCTCCTTGACGGCATAGAGGATGTGTTCGCTCCGCCTGAGGGCGATCGTCTTTCCTTGGGCGCTCTTCAGCTCAGCCGTTCCCTTGATGTCGAAGATGTACCCTGCCTCAGCGGCGGCCCCGGCGTCGCCGGCCTTCAGGAACATGACCGCGCCGCAAAAGATGAAAAGAAGGACAGCGCCCATCTTTTTCATATCGTTCTCCTCCCGTTCAGATCATTCCCTCCTCTTTCCCGCACGCACCTACATCACATCACGTCTCCCCGACGGTGTAAAGGGAAATGGGGCGCTCGACCCCCTTGACGGCGAATTCTCCCAGGGTCTTCCACGGGAAAGCGTCCCCGGCCGCGGTGCGGGCGTCGCTGCTGACGAGAAGGGCCGTTCCCGCCTCCTTCGTGAGGCCCTCGATGCGGGAGGCGATGTTCACGTGCTCGCCGATGATGGTGAAGTCCATTTTCCTCTCAGAGCCTATGTTGCCGAGGATGACCTCACCATGGTGTATGCCGATCCCGACACCCACCCGCCAATCACCAATGGACTCCCTGAACCGGCCTTCGTCATTGAGGCGCCTCGTCTCGTCGAGGATATCGAGGGCAGCCGATACCGCATCGGCGGCAGGGCTCTCCCCTGTCATGAAAAAGGCCAGCAGACCGTCGCCGATGAACTTGTTCACGAAGCCACCGCGCTCCTGTATCCTTTCCGTGAGGGCGCCGAAGAAAAAATTGAGGAAGCCCACCACCTGGCGCGCCTCCCTTTGTGTCGAGAGGGCCGTGAAATTCCGGACATCCAGGAACAGGATGGAAACGTCACGCGCTTCGCCGGCAAGGAGGGACTCCGGATCCATATCGAGGAGCCTGTCGAGAACATTCCTGTCCATGTAGTAACCGAAGACCTTCTCCACTTTTCGCCGCGTCCTTTCCTCGACGAGATACCGGTAGGGATAAACGAGGATGGCAACGACGAAGGGCGCGATCGCCTGGGGAAAGATATGGATGTAGCACCCCGCGGAGAAGAGGAGGAGATTGACGGCAAAGAAGAGGACCGCGAGGGCGACGAGCGCGGCGATCGCCGGAAGAGGCCTCATGAGGGATATCACCGCGAGCGACACACCTGCCAGGACAATGAGGACCGCGACATTGACGGCAAGGGGCGCCTCCGTCAGGGAGGTGCCCGTCAGCATCGTCTCCGCTATTGTGCCGTGGATCACGGGACCGGGCATTCTGCCGCTTCCGGGCCGACGAGACGAGGCGTTCCGCTCAGCCGGGTCCGCGGGGAAGATGTCCCCCTTGAGGGGCGTGGCGTGGACGTCCTCGTATCCGCTGATGTAACCGAGGACGACCGTTTTCCCTGAAAAGGCTTTCCTGTCGATCCTGCCGTCCATGACGTCGTCAAGGCGGTAGAAGGGAATGGAGCGTGTCAGCGTGTAGTTCAGGAAAACCGGGGCAGACCCGTATTGCCGTCCCGTGGCGAGCCGGTAGAGGACCGAGGCGAAGGACGGTCTCCCGCCGCGGCCCACCATCTGCTTCCGGATAATGCCGTCGTTCCCGCTGAGTTCGCCATCCGTCAGGGCGGCATCGGCGATGACCATGTTCTTTATGAAGGGGCTCACCCCGTAATAGAAGGGGACCATGTCACCGTGGACGACCTGCACGATGTTCATGCGCTCCGACACATCCATGATGGGACCCAGCACCGACCGGTCCAGTCTCTCGCCCACTTCCTCCATGACCCGGCCGGCCTCGGCCTTCGCTCCGTCGGGGCTGCCGGCCATGAACGCGGCTGCCGCATCCTTGAGCTTGTCGCTCTGTTTGTGGACGAGAATGAGGTCGAGGCCCACCGTCCTCGCGCCGTATTCATCCATGCGCCGCAGGAACCGGCCGATGTCGTCGTAGACGAAGAGGAGGGGCTTCTTCCTGATAAAGGACCTCTCATCGATGCCGACAACGACGATCTCTTCGCTCGGCGCGCCCTTTCCGAGGCCGAGGGCGTCGGAAGCCTTAACGCGCCTGTCGTAGGCCCTTCCCTCCAGGCCCTTCTGCAACCCCGCACCATATATGCCGAGGCAAGAGAGGACCGCAAGAACCGCTATCACGACCGTGATGACCTGATGTCTTCGATCTCTCACCGTTATCCGTCCCCGAAAGATTCCCCCTATTATACACCAGCCCCCGGCCGCGCACGACCTATTTCACGCGCCCTTCGCAGGTCACGACCTCTCCCCGGAAATCCCTTATGGTCACGAAGGCTGATGCCGACAATATTGTAGGCATGACCTGCCAGGGAGAACACGCGGATTTATGGAACTGAGGGCCATCGTCAGGGTTGACAAGGACAGGTGCGTCAATTGCCACGCCTGCATCTCGGCCTGTCCCGTGAAGTACTGCAACGACGGGAGCGGCGACTATGTCCGGGTCAATGCCGACATGTGCATCGGGTGCGGCAATTGCCTCGCGCACTGCACTCATCAGGCGAGGTACTACGTTGACGACTTCGACGAATTGCGCGAGGCGCTGGCGAAGGGAGAGAAGGTGGTGGCCATAGCGGCGCCCTCCGTGGCGGCCAATTTCCCCGGACAATACCTTAACCTCAATGGTTGGCTGAAGAGCATCGGGATAGAAGCGGTGTTCGATGTCAGCTTCGGTGCCGAACTGTCGGCGAGGTCATGCCTCGACCACCTCGACAGGAATGACCCGCGGGCCATGATCTCCTCCGCCTGTCCGGCTGTCGTGACGTACATCGAACTGTACCATCCCGAGCTGATAGAGTATCTAATCCCCGTCGACAGCCCCATGATCCACACGATCAAGATGATCAAGCGGTTCTACCCGTCATACAGGGACCACAAGGTTGCGGCGATATCCCCCTGTATGGCCAAGAAGAGGGAGTTTATCGAGGCCGGATTGGGTGATTACAACGTCTCCTATACGGCCATAGACGGCTACCTCAGAAGCGAAGGTCTGTCCCTCAACAATTTTCCCCCGGTGGATTTCGACAATCCGCCCGCGGAAAGGGCCGTGTCCTTTTCCACCCCCGGAGGTCTGCTGCAAACCCTGGAAAGGACCTGCCCGGGTATACGGCGCAAGGCGAGAAGGATTGACGGGGTGCCATCGGTCTACGAATACCTCAAGAACCTCAGGGATGTCATCGACGCGGGGAGGGGCCCTCT
The Syntrophorhabdus sp. genome window above contains:
- a CDS encoding AbrB/MazE/SpoVT family DNA-binding domain-containing protein; this encodes MFGVTEEVKVGVKSQIVIPARIRNSVKVNPGDVLIMTSDRNGRISLMKKPEDWAEASFGCCKGAWGDNPLEYLKKERETWG
- a CDS encoding radical SAM protein, whose protein sequence is MLLINPPVAKPCEPPAGLARLAGALKDAGHPVRVLDMNVEGMLRLLSSTVPGGDRWSQRAARDLSRNLDALRDERTYRNFDRYKRCVNDVNRSFFFAGGENTRLSLADYEDKRLSPIRSEDLMEAARHPGDSPFYEHFAGRLREELGRGGERFAGFSLTYLSQALGAFAMMGFVRSEFPKVKIILGGGLVTSWMSAPAWKNNFGGLIDHVVAGPGETFLLGLLGSPSEAGGRKISASYAYDAFPLKDYLSPGMVMPYSTSTGCYYGKCSFCPETAEDTPYAELAPIEAAAGLRELAQEYRPALAHIVDNAISPSVLKALINTPPGVPWYGFARVTKELTDGGFCRDLRASGCVMLKLGIESGDQDVLDGMRKGIRLTDVSKALKTLSGAGIGTYAYLLFGTPWESEGTARRTMDFVVEHHESIGFVNLAVFNLPHGSPDAAGLEAKPFSGGDLSFYTDFVHPKGWDRKKVRRFLDREFTRHPAIREIVKRQPPYFTSNHAPFFCHSMT
- a CDS encoding type II toxin-antitoxin system VapC family toxin, whose amino-acid sequence is MGVKDFLARYRTIAIDTNVFISVFSREPLGEKVVPIIDAVANKGTHKFIASVLSFAECAVLPYREGNWAALDQIKLMFQMPNLTVRPMDEVVAEEAARVRAVYNFKMPDAIITATAIVHGADVLLTNDRLLAGIKEIPVSLLETL
- a CDS encoding ABC transporter permease, whose product is MKDILRRTVRHHLALVGLIILVPMFFCALFAPVISPHDPIEPDIKNILSAPSLSHPFGTDTLGRDVFSRVLYGTRISLLVGFVSVGIAILIGLILGAISGYFGGMVDEAIMRFVDLMMCFPTFFLILAVIAILEPSIWNIMIVIGLTSWMGTARLVRAEILSIKSKEYVMAAKAQGFNSLRIIFRHVLPNAVTPVYVVATLGIGGAILTESALSFLGIGVQPPTPSWGNILTQAKDNIEVAWWLSLYPGLAIFVTVMGYNLLGEGLRDV
- a CDS encoding adenylate/guanylate cyclase domain-containing protein, with translation MRDRRHQVITVVIAVLAVLSCLGIYGAGLQKGLEGRAYDRRVKASDALGLGKGAPSEEIVVVGIDERSFIRKKPLLFVYDDIGRFLRRMDEYGARTVGLDLILVHKQSDKLKDAAAAFMAGSPDGAKAEAGRVMEEVGERLDRSVLGPIMDVSERMNIVQVVHGDMVPFYYGVSPFIKNMVIADAALTDGELSGNDGIIRKQMVGRGGRPSFASVLYRLATGRQYGSAPVFLNYTLTRSIPFYRLDDVMDGRIDRKAFSGKTVVLGYISGYEDVHATPLKGDIFPADPAERNASSRRPGSGRMPGPVIHGTIAETMLTGTSLTEAPLAVNVAVLIVLAGVSLAVISLMRPLPAIAALVALAVLFFAVNLLLFSAGCYIHIFPQAIAPFVVAILVYPYRYLVEERTRRKVEKVFGYYMDRNVLDRLLDMDPESLLAGEARDVSILFLDVRNFTALSTQREARQVVGFLNFFFGALTERIQERGGFVNKFIGDGLLAFFMTGESPAADAVSAALDILDETRRLNDEGRFRESIGDWRVGVGIGIHHGEVILGNIGSERKMDFTIIGEHVNIASRIEGLTKEAGTALLVSSDARTAAGDAFPWKTLGEFAVKGVERPISLYTVGET